In Scleropages formosus chromosome 20, fSclFor1.1, whole genome shotgun sequence, a single window of DNA contains:
- the dcaf7 gene encoding DDB1- and CUL4-associated factor 7 produces MSLHGKRKEIYKYEAPWTVYAMNWTVRPDKRFRLALGSFVEEYNNKVQLVGLEEESSEFVCRNTFDHPYPTTKIMWIPDTKGVYPDLLATSGDYLRIWRVSDTETRLECLLNNNKNSDFCAPLTSFDWNEVDPNLLGTSSIDTTCTIWGLETGQVLGRVNLVSGHVKTQLIAHDKEVYDIAFSRAGGGRDMFASVGADGSVRMFDLRHLEHSTIIYEDPQHHPLLRLCWNKQDPNYLATMAMDGMEVVILDVRVPCTPVARLNNHRACVNGIAWAPHSSCHICTAADDHQALIWDIQQMPRAIEDPILAYTAEGEINNVQWASTQPDWIAICYNNCLEILRV; encoded by the exons ATGTCGCTGCACGGGAAGCGAAAGGAGATCTATAAATACGAGGCGCCGTGGACGGTGTACGCCATGAACTGGACGGTCCGGCCGGACAAGCGCTTCCGCCTCGCGCTCGGCAGCTTCGTGGAGGAGTACAACAACAAG GTGCAACTAGTGggcctggaggaggagagctcGGAGTTTGTGTGCAGGAACACATTCGATCACCCGTACCCCACCACGAAGATTATGTGGATCCCCGATACCAAGGGAGTGTATCCCGACTTGCTGGCCACCAGTGGTGACTACCTGCGCATCTGGAGG gTCAGTGACACAGAGACCCGTCTAGAGTGCCTgctcaacaacaacaagaactcTGATTTCTGCGCACCCCTCACCTCCTTTGATTGGAACGAGGTGGATCCCAACCTTCTGG GCACTTCAAGCATTGACACCACCTGCACCATCTGGGGGCTGGAGACAGGCCAAGTGTTGGGCCGCGTTAACCTCGTGTCTGGTCATGTGAAGACCCAGCTCATTGCGCATGACAAGGAG GTCTATGACATTGCGTTcagcagggctggggggggccGAGACATGTTTGCGTCCGTCGGGGCGGACGGCTCAGTGCGCATGTTTGATCTGAGGCACCTTGAGCACAGCACAATTATCTACGAGGACCCCCAGCACCACCCCCTCCTGCGTCTCTGCTGGAACAAGCAGGACCCCAACTACCTGGCCACAATGGCCATGGACGGCATGGAG GTGGTTATCTTGGATGTGCGCGTCCCCTGCACACCCGTGGCCCGACTCAACAACCATCGCGCTTGTGTCAACGGCATCGCCTGGGCGCCACACTCATCCTGCCACATTTGCACCGCTG CGGATGACCACCAGGCCTTGATCTGGGACATCCAGCAGATGCCGAGAGCGATCGAGGATCCCATCCTGGCCTACACCGCCGAAGGGGAGATTAACAACGTGCAGTGGGCCTCCACACAGCCAGACTGGATCGCTATCTGCTACAACAACTGTTTGGAAATCCTCAGGGTTTAG